The Micropterus dolomieu isolate WLL.071019.BEF.003 ecotype Adirondacks linkage group LG20, ASM2129224v1, whole genome shotgun sequence genome has a segment encoding these proteins:
- the irx6a gene encoding iroquois-class homeodomain protein IRX-6a, with product MQFFVSANPSTTCCDSISRSVSDGTGGSQTAAAAAAASFCCPSYENRLLASSRTELNAALGMYSSPYAAAAAASQNYANYFPYSTDPSAIYSTLNPQYDIKDSTGTLHSGITQTAAYYPYDHSLGQYQYDRYGTVDFNGTARRKNATRETTSTLKTWLYEHRKNPYPTKGEKIMLAIITKMTLTQVSTWFANARRRLKKENKMTWSPKNKASDDRKDDLNKDDQECVTKDSSDCKEEKDLHLSDLEDMDEDDCDKLDSDCEKVGADEQDLHRVMAVSGAPQKRDCSSELHLSLTNSFHAFPCAIKGVTALPPLPSDFLDPVVSKAASSNGNGGTLSLSHFEASDKPRIWSLARTAASGVILSPQQHGSELRTGNSTGDCQLRSTRLTGDPTGQCGGMRGLHESSSVTNTESPFPEGSSLHSKVYGTGSYSHKDLQLHCSSYPALPDTCQYSTIEGFSGGKAETQPSDLSEACGTVQDDKVTAFRPVMKR from the exons ATGCAGTTTTTCGTGTCGGCAAACCCCAGTACGACTTGCTGCGATTCGATTTCCAGGTCGGTCTCTGACGGGACAGGAGGCTCCCAGACCGCCGCTGCTGCCGCCGCTGCCTCCTTCTGCTGCCCGTCCTACGAGAACCGGCTCCTGGCGAGCAGCCGAACGGAGCTGAACGCAGCGCTGGGGATGTACAGCTCTCCCTATGCCGCAGCTGCCGCCGCCAGCCAGAACTACGCCAACTACTTCCCCTACAGCACCGACCCATCCGCTATCTACTCCACTCTG AATCCCCAGTATGACATTAAGGACAGCACAGGCACTTTACACTCTGGCATCACTCAAACGGCTGCATACTACCCTTATGACCATTCACTGGGACAGTATCAATATGACAG ATATGGGACAGTAGACTTTAATGGCACAGCCAGAAGAAAGAACGCAACTCGTGAAACCACCAGCACCCTAAAAACATGGTTGTATGAGCACCGCAAGAACCCCTACCCCACCAAGGGAGAGAAGATCATGCTGGCCATCATCACCAAAATGACCCTCACCCAGGTGTCCACCTGGTTCGCCAATGCCAGGCGGAGGCTAAAGAAGGAAAACAAGATGACTTGGTCACCAAAGAATAAGGCCAGCGATGACAGGAAGGATGACCTTAACAAAGACGACCAAGAATGTGTCACCAAAG ATTCTAGTGATTGCAAGGAGGAGAAAGATCTGCATCTAAGTGATCTGGAGGACATGGACGAGGATGACTGTGACAAGTTGGACAGTGACTGTGAAAAGGTGGGTGCAGATGAGCAGGACCTCCATAGGGTCATGGCAGTGTCCGGAGCCCCTCAAAAGAGAGACTGCAGCTCCGAGCTGCACCTGAGTTTAACGAACAGCTTCCATGCGTTCCCCTGCGCCATCAAAGGTGTcacagccctccctcctctcccgtCTGACTTCCTGGATCCTGTGGTGTCCAAGGCAGCCTCCTCCAATGGCAACGGAGGAACGCTGTCCCTGTCTCACTTTGAAGCATCGGATAAGCCTCGGATATGGTCTCTGGCTCGAACGGCGGCTTCGGGGGTCATACTGAGCCCTCAGCAGCATGGCTCAGAGCTGAGGACAGGCAACTCAACCGGGGACTGCCAGCTCCGGAGCACCAGGCTTACAGGGGATCCTACTGGACAGTGTGGGGGCATGAGAGGCCTCCATGAATCTAGCAGTGTCACCAATACTGAAAGCCCCTTCCCTGAGGGCTCATCTTTGCACTCAAAAGTCTACGGTACTGGCAGCTACAGTCACAAGGACCTCCAACTGCATTGTTCATCCTATCCTGCACTCCCGGACACATGTCAGTACTCCACTATTGAAG GATTCTCTGGgggcaaagcagaaacacagcCGTCTGACCTCAGCGAAGCCTGTGGGACCGTGCAGGATGACAAGGTCACTGCGTTCAGACCAGTGATGAAAAGGTGA